The following nucleotide sequence is from Roseivirga sp. BDSF3-8.
AGGAAAAGAGGATCAGGTAAAATCCAGTCCCAGGCGATTTTTCAGTTCAAGGAGGTAGGGATATTTTTCAGCGAGTTTTCTGAACTTCTCTTCGTCGGTGTAGGCTTTTTCGCTGGCTTTAGCCTGCTCCAGTACGGGGTTGAGCATCATGCGGCTGTTCTGCAGTTTTTCTTTGAGAAACTGCATCAACTCAGGGCGGAACTCCTCCACCTTATCTACCAGTATGGGGTTAGTGAGGGTCATTTTAACCGTGACACCATCTGGTTCCAGGGCCACCTCCTGGTTCAGCATACTAAACCACATGTCTTTACCCTGCTGCTTTACACTGAGGGCGAACTCGGCCCAGTACTTTTGCAAGGCAGCCGGATCGACTTCTTTGTCATTGCCATTATTTGTAGTGGCCGCTGTTTCCTGCTCCTCTCCTGCTGCAGCTTCCGGGTCAGGTGCAGAGGCAGCTCCGGAACGCTCCTTTTTTACACTCTGGCTTATCTCATCCAGATTAAGGGATAGCTTACCCTTACCTGAGAGGGTACCGGCTGTAATGGGAGGCTGGGTACTTTTTAAAGCAGGTTTGGGCCTGGGGGGGGCAGGCTTGGCTTCAGTGTCTGCGTTTAGCTCACTTTTTTTTTTACCTCTCCTTCAGCAGACCCATTTTGGGCGAGCTTGACGGCACTACGTATGCGGGCCATCTTCATAAGTGTGAGCTCCACGTGGAGGCGGGGGTTCTTGCTGCTCTTGTAACTGAGGTCGCATTGGTTAGCAATATTCATGGCGGTTAGTAAAAACGCCATAGGGGCTACGCCTGCCTGCTCTTTGTAGCGCAGCTTGATGTTTTCTGTCACCTGCAGAAGCTGGATGGTGGCTTCGTCCTTACACACGAGCAGGTTGCGGAAGTGCTCGGTGAGGCCAAGTATAAAATTATGGCCATCGAAGCCTTTATTGATCACATCGTCAAACAGCAGCAGGCACTTAGAGATGTCCTCGCCCAGCAGGGCATCGGTGGCATCGAAGAAATAATCGTAGTCGAGAATGTGGAGGTTCTCCACGGTGCTCTTGTAGGTGATCTTATCGCCGGAGAAGGTTACGATAAGGTCAAAAATAGAAAGCGCATCCCGGAGGGCTCCGTCTGCCTTTTGGGCCATGAGGTGGAGGGCTTCCTCTTCGGCATCGATGTTCTCCCTCTCGGCGATCTTAGCCAGGTGGTTAGAGATATCGCTTACTTGTATGCGGTTAAAGTCAAATATCTGACAGCGGGAAAGTATGGTGGGTATGACTTTATGCTTTTCCGTAGTGGCGAGGATGAAAATAGCGTATGGAGGTGGCTCTTCGAGGGTCTTCAGAAAGGCATTAAAGGCTGCATTGGACAGCATATGAACCTCATCTATGATATAGACCTTGTACTTACCATACTGTGGAGGGAAGCGCACCTGGTCGGTCAGGTTGCGGATATCGTCTACGGAGTTGTTGGAGGCAGCATCCAGCTCATAGATATTCATGGAGTTAGTAGCTGCCGGATCATCGGGGTCAAAATCATTGACCATCCGTGCAAGGATACGCGCGCAGGTTGTTTTACCTACCCCACGCGGACCGCAGAACAAAAATGCCTGCGCCAGGTGGTTATTATCGATCGCGTTTTTCAGAGTGGTAGTAATGTGCTCCTGGCCTACTACTTCCTCAAAATCTTTCGGGCGATATTTTCTGGCAGATACGACAAACTTTTCCATCGCTGCAAATTAAATAAAAACCTGTGGATTCACATAGCCTGCCGAAGGGTGCCCTGGGTTATTTACGGTTCATTCTTCAGGGTCTTCGTTTTTAGGGCGTTGCCTGCGGCACCTTGCACTACAGTATTTCACCTCCTCCCAGCAATCAGCCCATTTTTTGCGCCAGGCGAATGGCTTATTACATGTAGCGCATATCTTCTGTGGCAGATCCCCTTTCTTTGTATGCTTCATTGGTTTGGACTCTCTTCATAAATTGGGGAATCTTTGCTGATTCCGGTACATAAAATAGAAATTTACGTATTCGGGGGAACAATAAAGGGAGGATATTACCTTTTTTGAGATATTAGGGCAGGGGATTAAATCTCTGGCCTGGTTTGTGCCTCACACTAACAGGAAAAGCGAAAAGTAAGTAATGAATAAAAGGCTTTTAAAATATATCATGGGATGTGCCTGGCTACTGACGGCTGCGCTCGGTTGCCTGCCAGGCCATGCTTTAGGTAGACAATACACCTATACGGAAGCGGCAGGTGACCCATCTGTGAGCACGGATTCGGTACCTTACATGTTGCTTACGGATATGAATGTCCAGATGGATGTGACCAATGCGGTGAATAACATGTATAACTTCAAATTCAGTGAGGCTGAAAAGGAATTTCAATGGTTTAAGTATAAATACCCTACTCATCCCCTGCCTTACTTTTTACTGGGCCTGAGCCAATGGTGGAAAATGATGCCGGATGTGGAGCGAATCAATTATGATAATACGTTTCACGCTTACATGGATTCGGCTCTTTATTTTGCCGAGCGGCGCTATGAGATGGATGAGAAAAATGTAGAGGCGAAGTTTTTTCTGGCAGCAGCTTATGCGTTTAAGGGGCGGCTGTACAGTGAAAGGAAAAGCTGGCGTAAAGCGGCCTCTATGAGTAAGAAGGCACTGGATTACCTGGATATTGAAGATAAAACAGACAATAACTTTGGTCCGGAGTTCTTATTTGGTGATGCGCTCTATAACTATTATGTGGAATGGGTGCCTGAAAACTATCCTCTTTTACGGCCTATCCTGGCTTTCTTCCCTGACGGCGATAAGGACCTTGGGCTGGAGCAGCTAAAGGAGGTGGCGGGTAATGCTTTTTATACCCGTACGGAGGCGCAGTATTTTCTGATGCGGATTCTGCTGCTGGATGAAGAGGATCCACGCCGTGCATTACAAATAAGTGAATACTTGCACCAGACCTTTCCTGACAACCCATACTTTCACCGGTATCATGCCAGGCTGCTATACGCCAACGGAAATATGTATGATGCGCGCCTGGTGAGTGAGAGCCTGCTGGCTAAGATAGACAGTGGGATGACGGGCTACGAACCGGTAAGCGGACGGTATGCGGCTTTCTTTCTGGGGCAAATCAATGAACGCTACAAGGAGTATGATAAGGCCAGGCACTATTATGAGCGTGCTGTAGAATTCGCAGAAAAGATAGAAGCCACAGAATCAGGGTATTACCTATACTCTCTTGTACAACTTGCAAAAATCCATGAAAAACAGGGGAATACGCGACAAGCAAAAAAAATTCTCAGAAAAGTAAAAAAGGAGGCAAAAAGAAGTCATCCTGCGCATGAGCAGGCCAGGGACTACCTGAAAGAATGGTGATGCATTTATTTTGATAAGCTAATTATCAAAATGATAAATTAAAATGATGCAAGTTTCTGAATTTCAGCACCATATCTTAAAATAGATCACTTTTTACACTCTTATTATATTTCTGGCACGAAAAGTGACGTTAGTTATGTAACTGACATATCACAATAAAAATTAGGTGGGCCATGAGTCTGCCTTTTTTTTTGTCCTTTGGTTTTACAGAAACAAGTCAGGTGAGGCGATCTCACTAGCTCTCTGCCAGTTCACGCAAAAGTTTCACATACACGCTCTTCTGACTCTCAGTAGAATATTTTTCTTCCACTGTTTGTCTTGCGCGTGTACCCATGGACTTACGCAGCGTCATATCTTCCGCAAGCATGACCATCTTGGTAACCCACTCGTCTTCACCATCGGCGAGAAAACCATTGAAGCCATCCTGTATGATCTCACGGTTCACTCCTACAGGTGACATAATGGTCGCTATCTCGAGCGCCATATACTGCAGCCCTTTAAGCCCGCATTTACCTTTGGCCCACTCATCATCAGGAAGGGGCATGATGCCTATATCAAAGCTGTTTAGCTCCTGAAGCTCGGTATCGGGTCTCCAGGGAATGCCCTGCACACCTAGTTCCTGATTCACATAACTGCCGTCACCCATCACCTTAAAGGTAACTCCCTCCCCCAGGCGGTCTTTTACCCTGCGCAAGGCAGGAATGGCATGCTGAAAGTGCTGAATGGTGCTTACACTGCCACTCCACCCTATGCATACCTGTGCGTCTTCTCTCCGGGTATGGTCTGGTTCATACTCATTGGTATCTATGGTGGTGGGTACGATGGCTATATTGTCATTAAAATTAGCGGCATAGTTGGCCAGGTACCTGTTACCTGCGAGCACGAGGTCTGCCATTCCGATGATATTGCTGGTCTTCCCGGCATTTTTGAGGAATCCCAGTGCCTTATTACCTTCACTTACATTCTGCAGCCAGATAGCATCGTCAAAATCAAACACTACTTTTGCCTTTGAATCGGCAAAGCCCTTTTCAAACCGGGTGCTTCCGGTCATAAATGCCTCACGCTGTATGAAAACGATATCGTAGGAAGAGGCGCGCATTACATCCCGCAGCCTTTTTATGTAGCTTTTCAAAAAAATGCGCATTTTCCCAACGTAGCTCCCCGGGCTATACAGTACCTTATCATCATTGGCGGAGATAAGGTATGAGTGATCGCACTGAAACCCGTTATTCTCAAGGTGGGTAATGTACTGCTCGTAACGAAAGCGCTGAGAAGGGCTCCGGTTAGGACGGTGCATGTCTACAAATAATATCCTGATAGGCATGAAGCTTCAGACTGGCGTTAATTTGATGGATAAAAGCACTCCAAAAGTAGTCATTCATAGAGAGATGCCCGAACGATAGGACTAAACAAGCAGATATTTTTTCTAATTTTGTCGCATGGGGTTTAAAGACCTGGTTATTACGCCAATTTTTCTTACGCTTATTTACTTCACGGCCTTTATCGTACGGCCTTACCTTACTGATAGGCGCACGAAATCTTTTTTTATTCCTGCCCTTACTGTTAAGATCATAGGGGCTATTGCTGTGGGTCTTATATACCAGTTTTATTATGATGGCGGAGATACTTTTACGTATTTCACCCATGGTAGCGCACATATCTATGAGGCCTGGCTGGATGACCCTCTCAAGGCGTTTCAGCTTATAACAGCCAATGGCGAATACAGCCCTTCCATATATCTCTATGCGAGCAAAATATGGCTATATAGGGATCAAGCGAGCTATTTTGTCATCAGGGTGGCAGGTATACTTGATATTATCACCTTTCATACTTACTCCTCCACTGCGGTGCTTTTTGCTGTATTCGCTTTTTCAGGAAGCTGGGCTATGTACCTGACGTTTTACAGAATATACCCGGGATTATACCGGATTATGGGCTGGGCTATTTTCTTCGTTCCTTCAGTCATATTGTGGGGGTCAGGCTTATTAAAAGATACGCTTACGTTCGGAGCTGTAGGCTGGCTGACGTATGCCTTTTACCAGTTTGTCATACTTAAAAGGCCTGGGGTAGTGGCAATCACTGCAGGTATTGCCAGCATATTCTTACTTTACCAGGTTAAAATCTATATTTTGCTCAGCATACTACCATCGCTGCTGCTTTGGTGGTCAGTAATGACCTCAAAAAATATACGTAGCCCCTTCATCAGGGCTTCACTTACTCCTGTACTGGTAGTACTGACGGTAGTGGGAAGCTACTTTGCCCTGGCACGCATAGGGGAGAGTAACCGGCGATATAATCTGGATCAGATTGCTAAAACAGCGGAAGCCACTGCACGCTGGCTAAATTATGTAAGCACTGTGGAGGAGGGGTCGGGATATAACCTCGGGGATTTTGATTTTACTCCTATGGGCATGCTGAGAAAGTCCCCGCAGGCAGTGGCAGTTACCTTGTATCGTCCATTTCCGTGGGAGTCTAATAATATTTTGATGCTATTTTCATCCATAGAGAGCTTTTTTACAATGATTCTTAGCTTATATATCCTGTTTAAGGTGGGAATCATGAGGACTTTCCGGCGAATATTCACTAACCCTGAGGTATTCTTCGGACTGGCGTTCAGTATCATTTTTGCGTTCGCCATTGGAATTTCCACCTATAACTTCGGTTCACTGGTGCGGTATAAGATCCCTCTGTTGCCCTTTTACTTTATTGCGTTAGCCATCATTTATTATTTACCTAAAAGACAGAGGCTTAAAAATTAGTCCCGCCAATTTGTAAGTTTGCAAAAAATAATAGCAGACTGGGTGTGAATACTTCCCAAAGCAGAAACCAGATAAATTGCGTCCTTACATCCTTATCAGGATTCAAGTCCCTTCTACATGCTACAAAAGCTACGTGAAATAATTACCTCGGACCTGAGGTCGCTTAAATCAAAAGGGTCTTTTGGGCAAAACCTGGCCATTATGTTTAGCGGATCAATGGTGGTGGTGGCCTCTCAATTATTCCTGACCCCTATTGTGACCAGAATATTTGATGCGGCTGATTATGGGGTTTTCTCGATATTCAACATACTGGTACTGAACTTAAGTGCTATAGCAACACTCAGCCTAAACCAGAGCCTTGTGTTGCCTGAGACAAAAAAGGAATTCGTGACCTTATTCAGGTATGCTCTGTACACTTCATTCGGATTTTTTCTGCTTTTTCTTCTCCTTACCCTGATTCTGGATGATTTTCTAATCCGCAGATTCACCCTGGAAAAGATGGGGTTCTTATTTTACCTCATCCCGTTCGGGGTATTATTGCAATCCATTATTTACCTGCTAACGAGTGCCAATGTACGCTATAAAGAATTTAAAATTAATGCGCAGACAAGAAGCAGTGTTGGTGTAGGGACGAGGGCATTTCATATTGTATTTGGGCTGGCTACAAACGGAGTATCTTACGGCCTTATAGTAGGGGAGCTTGTTGGGAAACTGTCTCACTTTACCATCCTGGCCAGGCAGCACTTTAAAAAGAGGAGCCTTTCTATCCAGGGTTATTCCCCTAATCTTGCGTCTTTAAAACAGGTTGCAATAAAATACAGGCAGTTTCCACTTTATGTGACTCCCGGAAATTATCTGAACCTCTTGGCGGGCCAGCTCCCGGCGATGTTCTTTTTAAAATACGACTTCGGAGTAATTGGTGCTTATTCACTTTCTATCAGCCTTTTAAGCATTCCTATTCAGACGATTGGTAATTCTATCTACTCTGTCTTTTTGCAAAAGGCGGCAGAAATAAAAAGTCACAATATAAGCCAGCTTTCCGGTCTGTTCCATAAGCTATTTGTAAGGTTAGCCGCCATCTCTCTCATTGGGTACGGTAGTATTATCTTTCTGGCTCCCACCGTGTTCCCGATTGCTCTTGGAGAAGACTGGCAATTGAGTGGGGAGATTGCCTCCATTCTGGCCATCTACTTTGCTCCATATATGATCTTTTCTCCTTTAAGCAGCTTATTCACCGTGCTTAACATGGAGCGTAGCCGACTGATCATTAGCCTGGTAACTCTAGCAGGCAGGTTTGGCATACTGATATTTTTGATTGATAAGCTGGAACCTCTCCAGCTACTTCACATCCTTTCCTTTTACAACCTGGGCGTCTACTTGTTTTACATTTTTTATCTTATTGTGAGAGCTCGTCTTGCCAGCCTTCGCTTCGCCGTTTCGGCGATGTTGTCTATTGGGGCTATCATAGCTATATTTGTTTTTGCTAAGCAATTACTAGGAATGGAGCTGTGATGGTATCAAGGAAGTATTTTAAAAAGAGGGTAAAGGAACTATATCTACAAAAGGTCGTTCACCCTCTTACTACTAAGGCTCCTCTGAGTGGAAAAGCTGAAGCAAATAACCAGTTCCCTCCGTTTTTCATAATAGGTTCCGGACGGTCTGGCACGACTTTACTAAGAAAGGTTCTGAGTAACCACGCTTCCATTATAATCCCCCCTGAAACGGACAGTCTGATCATTGATAGTGTAAAGTATTACCTGGATCAACGGAAACTGCCTTGGATTGTACGAGCCCGGGAAATCATTTCTATGTGGCAGAAAGCCTCAAGTTTTAGCTATTGGAATATAGAGTTAGAACCGCTTTTGGGCAAATTTGAAAAGGCCGATACTTCTTCCCATTCACTGAGCTATATTCTTCATGCTATTTATTTGCAGTACGCTGCCCAATTTAAGCCCGGGGCTTTTCGCTGGGGGGACAAAACGCCCTATCTCACTTTTGGTATGGAATGGGTGAAAATGGTCTTTCCCCAGGCGCGGTTTATTCATATGCTTCGCGACGGACGGGCTGTGGTCAGCAGTAAATTAAAAGCTAAAAGGTATAACTCCCTCGAACCAGCAGCACACCGCTGGAATGAAAGCCTGGAGTTGATTCAGCGATTTGAAAAAAAGCATGGACCAGGCAATGTGCATACAGTTAAATATGAGGACCTGGTGGCCAACCCTGAACAAATCTGCCGGCAGGTCTGCCAGTTTCTTGCCCTGGACTTTCAACCATCAATGCTGTCGGAAGAGTCAGATATTCAGGGTGATATTGTGTTACCCCATCATGCCAATGTATTTAATAATATAAATACTGACTCGCTTGATAAGTGGAAAAAGCATCTTTCACCAGAACAGGTCAATCAGGCTGAGCACTTAATGGCACGGTTCCTCACTAAATATAACTACTACTGAGTTGCCCTCCCCTGCCATGAGCAAAACACGCCGTATCCTGCACATTACTAACTGGTATCCTAATAAGTTTGAAGAAAAGGAAGCCATGTGGGTGGGTAATCATCTAACTTCACTGACTCCATATGCCGAGCAGGTATTATATCACCTTGAGGTACGGCGCGGGCGCCCGGGATTTCACAGGTACAAAAATGACTTTGGCTTTTCGTATATAATGACGCTGCCAGACAAGCTGTACAAATGGCGCCTGGTGGAGTACCTGACTACCCTGCTCTTATTTTTCGTTCTGTTTGTTAAAGAAAGAAGGCAAAGGTATTCACTGATCAATTTTCATATTGCCTACCCCTTATGTACTTACCTGCATACTATCAGAAAGTATATAAAAAAGCCGATGGTGATCACTGAGCATTGGAGTGCATACCATTTTAGTTTTAATATTAAGGGTAGTGATGCACTGAACCGAATACGGAAGATATTTTACAATGAGGTACCGGTAATATGTGTTTCGCAGGCGCTGGCTGTTGATATAATTGCCTTTTCCCAAAACAGGGCACTCAAAACGCTGATTGTTCCGAATGTTATCGACACGTCGGCTTTTACGTTAACTCATGACAAGGCGGGTCATTTTCTAATGGCGAGCTATTGGAAGCTTCCTAAAAACCCCTTTCTGGTACTGGAAGCCATAGGTAGACGAATAAAACAGGGAAGTGACATCAGACTCCGTGTAGCGGGATATGGCCCTTTACTCCCCGATATGGAGCTATTTGTAGAAGAGAACGGGCTTCAGAATCACATATCATTTATCGGCAAGCTGGATAAACAGGAAATGGCCCGAGAAATGAAAAAAGCTTCTTTATTTTTACACCCCAGCCAGTATGAGACCTTTTCGGTAGTATGTGCTGAGGCTCTTTGCTGCGGGACCCCTGTTATGGCTTCCTCAGTAGGTGGTATTAAGGAGTTTATCACTGAGAACAATGGTCTGTTAGTGGACAACACGGTTTCAGCATGGCTTGACGCAATAGAACGGTTTGAGCAAATGCAAGGCCGGTTTCATTACGAGCAAATAGCCAATCAGGCATCCGGAAGATTTGCCATGGCGAAGGTGGGCAGGTTATATTCACATGCTCTGGATGAGGTTATAGAAGACTACCCTAATGAGTGACTTTAAATTTAGGAACCTAACCATACTTATTATCTCGCCTGAGCCTTGGGGAGATTCATTTGTGAGTAAGCATCACTATGCAAGACTTTTGGCCAGGCTGGGCAATACAGTGGTTTTTTTGTCTTCTGACGGAAGCACCTGTCAATTGTACAAAACAGGTATTGAAAACCTGTACCGGGCCACCTATAAGCCGTTCTTCAGGGGGATAGGCTACTTTCCTTCGTTTTTAAGAAGAAGCTTTCAAAAACGCAAGCTTAAGCCACTTGAAAAGCGACTTGGGAAAGCATTTGATGTAGTCTGGTCTTTTGATAGCTCAGTATTTTATGACTTGGATAGCCTGGGCAAAGACAGGATAAAAATCGCGCACCTGGTGGATATAAGTGAATCTTTCAAAGTAGTGGAGATGGCTCTTTCTGCCGACCTTTGCCTTGGAATATCAGACCAGGTGGTAGACCGGTTTATCAGGCACAATCCGGAAACCTATAAGGTGAGGCATGGCTACTCGCCTGTAGCGCCTACCCCACTGGCTGATCCGCTACCGGGGGAAAATAAAGTAAAGGCGCTATACGTGGGGAACCTTTCAAGGGACATAATTGACTGGGAGACTATAGGGCAAACCATACATCAAAACCCTGATGTGGACTTTCTTTTCATGGGTCCGGAAGGGGATAACCTCGGCTCAGGCGACAAACCTGCGGGGGCGAAACTTTCTGTAATGGCTGAGGACAATTTTTATAAGCTGCCCCCGGTTCCTTCTGAACAAATCATGTCATTTTTAAGCCAGGCTGATATTTTGATGGTGGTCTATGTACAGGATGACCCGGTGCATGTGGCTAATCCGCACAAAATGCTGGAATACCTGGCATCTGGCAAACCCATAGTTTCCACTCATGCCGGAGAGTATGCTCACCTTCAGGACCTGATCTTTATGACTGATACAAACGGGCAATATGCTGACCTATTTACTTCAGTGGTGAGGGACCTAAGGAGGCACTCTGCAGAAGAACGGATGAAGCAGCGCATTGACTATGCGATGAGCCAGACCTACGAGGATAAGCTAAATGAGATCGAGTCACACATAGGGCATGTTTTATCGGATAAAAAATAAGTACAGACAGCTGGTCAGTGAGTGGCAACTTCACCGGGCAAAAGACAAAATACACTTTGCCCCTGAGGAGGCGCTTATTCTTACCGGTGATCCACGTGGTGGCACGACATGGCTGAGCTCTTTACTTGTGCAAGCGACCAAAGCCGCCATGATATGGGAGCCGCTATGGCTGGCTAAGAATCCTTCTTTTAAAAACATCGGATTTAGCTACAGACAGTATATTTCAGAGCAGGAAAATTGGCCAGAGGCCGAAGGTCTCTTCAGGGACTTATTCAGCGGTAAGGACCTCAATAGTAATTTAATTTCATTTACGAGTGTTGCTGAGATAACCTCGTCCAGTCACCTGTTATTTAAGTTTTGCAGAGCTAACCAACTATTACCGTGGCTTACAGCAACATTCGAATTTACAAACCCTCCGATTTACCTACTACGCCATCCTTGTGCGGTGGTAGCCAGCCAGTTAAAACAGGGTGGATGGGACAGGCTACCTTCAACTATCCAATTTAAAGACCAACCTGATTTTGAACAAGAGGTAGGAGATCCGGACTATTTAAACACAATTAATACCGTGGAAAAACGCCTGGCACTGATATGGTGTATGGCAAACCGGAGGACACTGGAAAGTCCGCATAACAACCACCGCTGGCTATCTATCTGCTATGAAGATCTGCTCATGAACCCCCATCAGCAGCTATCCAGGATTCGGGACCGGTGGAAGGTGCCCTTGGCTAAGGATGTACTGGATGATGTGGCGAAACCAAGTTTTACTACAGTAGAAGATACTTCGGCTATTAAAGGGGCGGACCAGATAGGAAAATGGAAGGAAACTCTGAGTAGCAAGCAGATCGCTGAGATTATGGGGGTAGTGCAGCATTTTGGAATAAAAGTCTATTCAGAGGATCCGGTACCCGCCATCAGCTATGACTAATGAGCCACTGGTATCGATCATTATGCCCGTATACAATGGGGAGTTGTATGTGAAAGAGGCTATTCAGTCTGTCCTTTCTCAGGCCTACCGGCAATGGGAGCTCATTATTATTAATGACGGCAGTACAGATAGGTCAGAGGAGGTTATCTTATCCTTTGATGACTCGCGAATAGTATATCACAGGCAGGAAAATGCAGGTGTCGCCAAGGCACGCAATAAGGCCCTGGGCTTAATGAAAGGGACGCTGTTTTGTTTCCTGGATGCTGATGATATATTACCCGGGCAAAGCCTGCTGGTACGGGTACGCATTTTCAGAGAAAACCCGGAGGTGAATTTTGTGGACGGCACTGTATTGCAGAAGGACCAGAAACTCCAAAACCTCATCAGAACCTACACGCCCGTATTTAGAGGTAATCCTTTCGAATCACTAATCCTTAAACCTGAAGTATGCTTTGGTTTTATCACGTGGATGATAAAGAAGCCGAACCCTATGGTATTTATGGACGAGGGCGTTACTCATGGAGAGGACAGGTTATATTTCACGAGGCTCGCTCAAGACCCTGCGACCCTTTATACTTTCGTGGACGAAGTAATTTATGAAACCAGGGTGCATGGCAGTTCTGCCATGACTAACCTTTATGGCCTTGAAAATGGCTATATTCACTTGTACCGCACCTTAAAAAATGACTTGAAGGTAAAGACCTGGTTTCTAATTAGATTCAAGCTCAGACAGGCAAGGGTGCTTTTTTTGTCTAATTTGAGCGCTGGAAATTTCCGGCAGGCGCTAACTTCGGCATTGAGGATGATAATCACCTGAACAAGCCTTACCTGACAACCTCTGGCAAAGCGTATGAAAATACTTTTCGTATCCTACTGGGAGCTTGAAAACAACCTGACTGTTTCTACTATTTTTCCGCATATAAGGATACTCAGTGAGGCAGATGCCGTTGAATCCATCGTATTGGTCACAGTGGAACGGACTCAGGAGTTACCGGATATTACGCACTATGAAGAG
It contains:
- a CDS encoding glycosyltransferase family 2 protein yields the protein MTNEPLVSIIMPVYNGELYVKEAIQSVLSQAYRQWELIIINDGSTDRSEEVILSFDDSRIVYHRQENAGVAKARNKALGLMKGTLFCFLDADDILPGQSLLVRVRIFRENPEVNFVDGTVLQKDQKLQNLIRTYTPVFRGNPFESLILKPEVCFGFITWMIKKPNPMVFMDEGVTHGEDRLYFTRLAQDPATLYTFVDEVIYETRVHGSSAMTNLYGLENGYIHLYRTLKNDLKVKTWFLIRFKLRQARVLFLSNLSAGNFRQALTSALRMIIT